The Starkeya sp. ORNL1 DNA window CCGGCGAAATCACCGCCATCGAGGCTGAGATCCAGGGTGAGTTCGAGGAAGCGGTCGATTTTGCCAAGTCGAGCCGCGAACTGACCGTGGCCGAATTCCACGAATTCGTCGCCCAATACTAAGAACACTCGGCCGGGAGAGACGCCATGAGCATGCGCGAGATCATGTACCGTGACGCCTTGCGCGAGGCGCTCGACGAGGAGATGGCGCGCAGCAGCGACGTCTTCATTATCGGCGAGGGCATCGCCGAGCGCGGCGGCTCCTACAAGGTGACGGAAGGCCTGCTCGCCAAATACGGCCCGGGGCGGGTGCGCGACACGCCGATCGCGGAAGCCGGCATGATCGGCGTCGGTGTCGGCGCCGCCATTGCCGGAGCGCGGCCGGTGGTCGAGATCCTCTATATCGATTTTGCCATGCTCGGCATGGACATGATCGTCAACCAGGCCGCCAAGTTCCGGCTGATGACCGGCGGCTCGGGCCGCGTGCCGTTCGTGATGCGCACCCAGGGCGGCACCGGCGGCGGCGTCGCCGCGCAGCATTCGCAAAGCCTCGAAGCGCTATTTTACCACATACCCGGCCTCAAGGTGGTGATGCCCTCGGTGCCCGCCGACGCCAAGGGCCTGCTCAAATACGCGCTGCGCCAGGACGATCCGGTAATGTTCCTGGAGCACAAGCACCTCTACATGACCAAGGGGCTGGTGCCGGACGGCGAGCACATCGTCGAATTCGGCAAGGCCGACATCAAGCGGCCGGGCAAGGACGTCACCCTCATCGCCTGGTCGAACATGATCCCGCGCACGCTGGAGGCGGCGGACGAACTCGCTAAGTCCGGCATCGAGGCCGAGGTTATCGACCCGCGCACGCTGGTGCCGCTCGACAAGGAAGCGATCCTCAAATCGGTGGCCAAGACCAACCGCGCCGTCATCGTGCAGGAAGCGGTGCGCCGTGGCGGCGTTGCCTCCGACATCGCCTCGATCATCCAGGAGGAGGCGTTCTACGACCTTGACGCGCCGATCGAGATCGTCGCCGGCCTCAACATTCCGATCCCGTTCAATCTGGAGCTGGAAAAAGCCAGCGTGCCGCAGAAGGACGACATCGTCGCCGCCGCGCTGCGCAGCCTGCACGCCAAGCCGCTCGCCCTCGCTGCCGAATAGCACCGGGCAAAGGGTCGGAGAGAGACGGGGCGGAGAGACAAGATGGCAAATCCCATTCTGGTGCCGCAGGTCGGCCAGGACCTCACCGAAGGCAAGGTCGTTGGGCTGTTCGTCAAGCCGGGCGACACGGTGAAGAAAGGCGACGTCGTCGCCGAGGTGGAATCCGAAAAGGCGAGCTTCGAGGTCGAGGCCTTCGATTCCGGGGTGGTGCTCGACGTGCTCTACAAGGTCGGCGATCTCGCCACCGTGCTGGAGCCGCTGATGTTCCTCGGCCAGCCCGGCGAAAGCCTTGCCAAAGCCGAGCTGGAGCCGAGCCACAGCATTGCTGAAGTCATGCCAGCCATTGCGGTGACTGAGGCGCGGTCGGACGAGGTGCACCGTTCCTCGCCGCTGGCGCGGCGACTGGCGGCACGGGCCGGGCTCGACTTGTCGCGTCTTGCCGGCACCGGCACCAAAGGCGCGGTGGTGAAGCGCGACATCGATGCGGCGCTGGCGGCGCGCGGTAACGCGCCAGTTGCGCCCGTGGCGCCTGCGCCGGTTGCCGCGGTCACCGCAGACGCCAGCCGGCTCGCCATCAAGACCTTGCAGAACGGTACCGGCGATCCCGTGGTGTTCCTCCATGGCTTTGGCGCAGAACTTGCGGCTTGGCGGCCTTTCGTACCGCATGTCGGGGTCGGCAATCCGATGCTGGCGCTCGATCTGCCGGCGCACGGCGCCTTGGTGGACCAGCCGATCGCCGATTTCGACATGCTGGTGGACAGCGTCGCGGCGGCGCTGACGGCGGCAGGGCTCACACGCCTCCATCTGGTCGGTCATTCGCTCGGCGCCGCCGTGGCGACGGCGCTTGCCGCTAGCGGCAGCCTCAATGTGCGCTCGCTCAGCCTGATCGCACCGGCTGGTCTCGGACCGAAGATCAATGGCGATTTCATCGCCGGCTTCCTCGCCGCCACTAGCGAGCCGGCGCTGAAGAGCTGGATGACCATTCTGGTGCGCGATCCGGCGAACCTGCCGGGTGCCATGGTGCGCGCCACCCTCAGTGGGCGCGACGGCACCAATGTCGCCGCCAACCAGGCGCGGCTCGCCGCGGGGATTTTCGCGGGTAGTACCCAGCTGTTCTCGGTGCGCGAGGCGCTGGCGCGCTTCGGCGGACCGGTGCGCATCATTGTCGGGCGCGAGGATCCCATCATTCCGCCCGAGCATTCCGACCTGCTGCCGGGCCATGTCGCGCTCCACCGGCTGCCGCAAGTCGGCCATCTCCCGCAATTGGAGGCCGCCGCGCTCGCCGGCCGGCTGGTCGCCGAGACGGTGCGGGCCGCGGGCTGAGACTATGAGTGAAAAACTTTCCACCGGTATCGTGGCTGTGAGCTAGACTGGGTCTGCGAGGTGCGGGCGCCGGCGTGAAGCGGGGATACATCCGCCGGCCGAAAAGCGTTTGCACCGCGCACGAGGAACGATCTCGGGAGGATCGTCATGGGATACAGACGGGCAACGCCACGGAGCGGGGTGCTTTTCCCCGCGCGCCGGTAGCGCCGATGGCGGCGCTGGTCGGCATCATCGCCAATCCGGTGTCGGCGCGCGACATTCGCCGGGTCGTCGCCAATGCCAGCAGCCTGCAGGTCACCGACCGCGCCAACATCGTGCTGCGGGCGCTGGCGGCGCTGCGTGCGACCGGTGTCGACGAGGTGGTGATGATGCCCGAGCGCGGCGGCATCATGCACCACGTCACCCGCGGCATAGAGCGCTCGCTCGCTCTCAAGGAGGCGCGCTTCCCGAAGCTCTCCTTCCTCGACATGAAGGTCACCGGCACGGTCGAGGATACCCGCCGCGCGGCCAAGGCGATGCATGAGCGCGGTGTCGCCGCCATCATCGTGCTCGGGGGCGACGGCACACATCGCGCGGTGGTCGGCGAATGCGGCGCGGTGCCGATCGCCGGCATCTCCACCGGCACCAACAATGCCTTTCCCGAACACCGCGAGCCGACCATCACCGGCATGGCGACCGGGCTGGCCGTCTCCGGCCTTGTCCCGAAGGCCGTCGCCTTCGCGCAGAACAAGACCATCCATGTCAGCGTCGACGGCGAGCCGCCGGAGATCGCGCTGGTCGATGTCGCCATCGTCACCGACCGTTATGTCGGGGCGCGGGCGCTGTGGCGCACCGAGACCTTCCGCGAATTGTTCGTCACCTTCGCCGATCCCGAGGTGATCGGCATGGCCGCCATTGCCGGCCTAGTCGAGCCGGTCGGCCGCGACGAGCCGGGTGGGCTGCATGTGGCGCTCGCGCCCGCGGACGTCGCCACATCGGTGGTGCGTGCGCCCATCGGGCCGGGGCTAGTGGAAGCCATCGGCATCGAGGCGTGGCGGCGCATGCCGGCCGGCGTCACCTTTGCGCCCGTGTTGGGTGCCGGCGCTATCGCGCTCGATGGCGAGCGCGAGCTGTTCTTCGACGCCCATCAGGGTGTCGCCATCACCTTGCACGACAACGCATTCCAGACCGTCAACGTCGGCGCCGTCATGCGCTTTGCTGCCGCCCACGGCCTGATGCGCGAGGGCGTGCGCAGCCTCGTCTCCCAACCATAAAAACTCAGGAGGAAACCAGCATGTCGAACAATCCCTTCCCATTGTCCAAGGAAGAACTGCTCGCGGCCTACAAGACCATGCGGACCATCCGCGAGTTCGAGGAGCGGCTGCATGTGGAGTTCGCCAAGGGCGACATTCCCGGCTTCGTCCATCTGTATGCCGGTGAGGAAGCCTGCGCGACCGGCATCATGAGCCACCTCACCGATGTCGACCGCATCGCCTCCACCCATCGCGGCCACGGCCATTGCATCGCCAAGGGCGTCGACGTTCACGAGATGATGGCGGAGATCTATGGCAAGGCGACCGGCTCGTGCCGCGGCAAGGGCGGCTCGATGCACATTGCCGACCTCTCCAAGGGCATGATGGGCGCCAATGGCATTCTCGGCGCCGGCGCGCCGCTGATCTGCGGCGCCGGCCTAGCTGCAAAATTCCGCGGCGATGGCGGGGTGGGCATCACCTTCTTCGGCGACGGCGCCTCCAACCAGGGCACGGTTCTGGAGAGCATGAACCTTGCCGCCATCTGGAACCTGCCGGTGGTCTTCGTGGTCGAGAATAACGGCTATGCCGAAGCCACCTCGGTCGACTACGCCACGGCAGTGGACAGCTATGTCGACCGCGCCTCGGGCTTTGGGCTGCCGGGCGTGACTGTGGACGGTACCGATTTCTTCGCGGTGCATGAAGCGGCCGGCGAGATCATCAAGCGCGCCCGGGAAGGCGGCGGACCGGCGCTGCTGGAATGCAAGATGATCCGCTTTTTCGGCCATTTCGAGGGTGATGCCCAGACCTACAAGGCCAAGGGCGAGAACGACTACAACCGCGCCAATCGCGACTGCATCAAGATGTTCTCGAGCCGGGTGACGCAGGCCGGCGTGATCGTCGACGCCGAGCTCAACATGATCGACCGCGAGGTGGCGTCTTTGATCGACGATGCGGTGGCCTCCGCCAAGGCGGCACCGCTGCCGACGGCGCGCGAGCTCACCACCGACGTCTATGTCGCCTACTGACATCAAGAAGATCCGGAGGAAAAACCATGGCCCGCAAGATCAGCATGAAGCAGGCGATCAATGAGGCGCTGGACCTCGAGATGCGCCGCGATCCCACCGTCATCGTCATGGGCGAGGACATCGTCGGCGGCTCCGGCGCGCCCGGCGAGATGGACGCCTGGGGCGGCGTGCAGGGCGTCACCAAGGGGCTCTACGGCAAGCACGGCAACCGCGTGATGGATACGCCGCTGTCGGAGAGCGCCTATATCGGCGCCGCCATCGGCGCGGCGGCCTGCGGCATGCGCCCGGTGGCGGAACTGATGTTCCTCGACTTCATGGGCGTGTGCTTCGACCAGATCCTGAACCAGGCGGCGAAGTTCAAATACATGTTCGGCGGCAAGGCCAAGACGCCGGTGGTGATCCGCGCCATGGTCGGCGCCGGCTATCGCGCCGCCGCCCAGCACTCGCAGATGCTGACCCCGCTCTTTACCCATGTGCCGGGATTGAAGGTGGTGTGCCCGTCCAACGCCTATGACGCCAAGGGCCTGCTGATCCAGTCGATCCGCGACGATGATCCGGTGATCTTCTGCGAGCACAAGAACCTCTATGGGCTGCTGGAAGATGTGCCGGAGGAGGCCTATGCCATCCCGTTCGGCGAGGCGAACGTGGTGCGCGAGGGCAAGGACGTCACCATCGTCGCCTATGGGCTGATGGTGCACAAGGCGCTGGAGGCGGCATCCAAGCTCGCCGCCAACCGCATCGAGGCCGAGGTGATCGATTTGCGCACGCTCTCCCCGATCGATTGGGACACCATCATCGAGAGCGTGGAGAAGACCGGCCGGCTGGTGGTGGTCGACGAGGCGCATCCGCGCTGCTCGATCGCCGGCGACGTGCTGGCCTTCGTGGCGCAGGAGGCGTTCGGCGCACTGAAGGCGGCGCCGCAAATGGTCACCGCGCCGCATGCGCCGGTGCCGTTCTCGCCGGCGCTGGAGGACCTCTACATCCCCTCCGCCGACGTCATTGCCGCCGCGGTCGCCAAGACCAACGCCCGCGCCCTCGCGGCATGAGGGCGAGGCCGCATTCCTAGGCGGTCGTCATCCCCGGGCTTGTCCCGGGGATCTCGGCCTCTGATGCGTGTCGGGAATCGAGATCCCCGGCACAAGGCCGGGGATGACGGTCGACCGAGATTCTGACCTGAGGAAACAACGATGCTGGATGAACGCATTAAACCCATCGTCATGCCCAAATGGGGGCTGTCGATGTCCGAGGGCAAGGTGACCGGCTGGCTGAAGCGGCCGGGCTCCAAGGTCGCGGTCGGCGAGGAATTGCTCGAGGTCGAGACCGAGAAGATCGCCGGGGTGGTCGAGGCCGGCGACGCCGGCACGCTGCGCCGCGTGCTGGGCGAGCCGGACACTGTCTATCCGATCAAGGCGCTGCTCGGCGTGCTGGCGGACGACGACGTGCCGGACGCCGACATCGACGCCTTCGTCGCGGGTTATGTGGCACCCGCTGCCGATGACGAGGAAAGCGAGGAAGCCGGCCCGAGCTATGAGTTCGTCGAGACCCCGGCCGGGCGGCTGCGCTACGCCAAACGCGGTGAGGGCGGCGAGACCGTGGTGCTGATCCACGGCTTCGGTGGCGACCTCGACAATTGGCTGTTCAATATCGATGCGCTGACCGGCGCCGGCACCGTCTATGCGCTCGATCTGCCCGGTCACGGGCAGTCGGGGAAGGCGCTCAAGGATGCCAGCCTCAAGGGGCTGTCAGCCGCGTTGCTCGGCTTCATGGACGCGCTCGGCATCGCCAAGGCGCACCTTGTCGGCCATTCGATGGGCGGCGCGGTGGCGCTGCGCACCGCCATCGACCATCCGGACCGGGTGGCCTCGCTTGCCCTGATCAGCTCGGCCGGACTCGGGCCGGATATCAATGCCGGCTACATAGACGGCTTTGTTTCCTCCACCTCCCGGCGCGACCTGAAGCCGGTGCTGGAACAGCTGTTCGAGGACCCCGGCCTCGTCAGCCGCCAGCTGGTCGATGACGTGCTGAAGTACAAGCGCATCGACGGTGTGGACACTGCCCTCTCCGCACTCGCCGCCAAGCTGTTCCCCGGCGGTCGCCAGACCGACCAGCTCGCCGGCGAGGCCGGCAGCCTGCCGCCGGTGCTCATCATCTTTGGCGCGGGCGACCGCGTCATACCGGCCGCGCATGCCGGCGCGCTCGGCCCGGCGGCTAAGGTCGAAGTGATCGAGGGCGCCGGCCATATGGTGCAGATGGAGAAGGCCAGCCGCGTCAACGAGCTGCTGCTCGGCCAGATCCGCCGCTAGAGCCTTCGTGAACCGGATACGGCGATGTGCTCGATTGCACATCGCCGTATTTTTTGGGATCACGGGTCGGTCGGGGCGAGGAGAACGGGCATGTCAGAC harbors:
- a CDS encoding acetoin dehydrogenase dihydrolipoyllysine-residue acetyltransferase subunit, producing MLDERIKPIVMPKWGLSMSEGKVTGWLKRPGSKVAVGEELLEVETEKIAGVVEAGDAGTLRRVLGEPDTVYPIKALLGVLADDDVPDADIDAFVAGYVAPAADDEESEEAGPSYEFVETPAGRLRYAKRGEGGETVVLIHGFGGDLDNWLFNIDALTGAGTVYALDLPGHGQSGKALKDASLKGLSAALLGFMDALGIAKAHLVGHSMGGAVALRTAIDHPDRVASLALISSAGLGPDINAGYIDGFVSSTSRRDLKPVLEQLFEDPGLVSRQLVDDVLKYKRIDGVDTALSALAAKLFPGGRQTDQLAGEAGSLPPVLIIFGAGDRVIPAAHAGALGPAAKVEVIEGAGHMVQMEKASRVNELLLGQIRR
- a CDS encoding alpha-ketoacid dehydrogenase subunit beta, coding for MREIMYRDALREALDEEMARSSDVFIIGEGIAERGGSYKVTEGLLAKYGPGRVRDTPIAEAGMIGVGVGAAIAGARPVVEILYIDFAMLGMDMIVNQAAKFRLMTGGSGRVPFVMRTQGGTGGGVAAQHSQSLEALFYHIPGLKVVMPSVPADAKGLLKYALRQDDPVMFLEHKHLYMTKGLVPDGEHIVEFGKADIKRPGKDVTLIAWSNMIPRTLEAADELAKSGIEAEVIDPRTLVPLDKEAILKSVAKTNRAVIVQEAVRRGGVASDIASIIQEEAFYDLDAPIEIVAGLNIPIPFNLELEKASVPQKDDIVAAALRSLHAKPLALAAE
- a CDS encoding acetoin dehydrogenase dihydrolipoyllysine-residue acetyltransferase subunit, producing MANPILVPQVGQDLTEGKVVGLFVKPGDTVKKGDVVAEVESEKASFEVEAFDSGVVLDVLYKVGDLATVLEPLMFLGQPGESLAKAELEPSHSIAEVMPAIAVTEARSDEVHRSSPLARRLAARAGLDLSRLAGTGTKGAVVKRDIDAALAARGNAPVAPVAPAPVAAVTADASRLAIKTLQNGTGDPVVFLHGFGAELAAWRPFVPHVGVGNPMLALDLPAHGALVDQPIADFDMLVDSVAAALTAAGLTRLHLVGHSLGAAVATALAASGSLNVRSLSLIAPAGLGPKINGDFIAGFLAATSEPALKSWMTILVRDPANLPGAMVRATLSGRDGTNVAANQARLAAGIFAGSTQLFSVREALARFGGPVRIIVGREDPIIPPEHSDLLPGHVALHRLPQVGHLPQLEAAALAGRLVAETVRAAG
- a CDS encoding NAD(+)/NADH kinase → MAALVGIIANPVSARDIRRVVANASSLQVTDRANIVLRALAALRATGVDEVVMMPERGGIMHHVTRGIERSLALKEARFPKLSFLDMKVTGTVEDTRRAAKAMHERGVAAIIVLGGDGTHRAVVGECGAVPIAGISTGTNNAFPEHREPTITGMATGLAVSGLVPKAVAFAQNKTIHVSVDGEPPEIALVDVAIVTDRYVGARALWRTETFRELFVTFADPEVIGMAAIAGLVEPVGRDEPGGLHVALAPADVATSVVRAPIGPGLVEAIGIEAWRRMPAGVTFAPVLGAGAIALDGERELFFDAHQGVAITLHDNAFQTVNVGAVMRFAAAHGLMREGVRSLVSQP
- a CDS encoding thiamine pyrophosphate-dependent dehydrogenase E1 component subunit alpha; the protein is MSNNPFPLSKEELLAAYKTMRTIREFEERLHVEFAKGDIPGFVHLYAGEEACATGIMSHLTDVDRIASTHRGHGHCIAKGVDVHEMMAEIYGKATGSCRGKGGSMHIADLSKGMMGANGILGAGAPLICGAGLAAKFRGDGGVGITFFGDGASNQGTVLESMNLAAIWNLPVVFVVENNGYAEATSVDYATAVDSYVDRASGFGLPGVTVDGTDFFAVHEAAGEIIKRAREGGGPALLECKMIRFFGHFEGDAQTYKAKGENDYNRANRDCIKMFSSRVTQAGVIVDAELNMIDREVASLIDDAVASAKAAPLPTARELTTDVYVAY
- a CDS encoding alpha-ketoacid dehydrogenase subunit beta, with the translated sequence MARKISMKQAINEALDLEMRRDPTVIVMGEDIVGGSGAPGEMDAWGGVQGVTKGLYGKHGNRVMDTPLSESAYIGAAIGAAACGMRPVAELMFLDFMGVCFDQILNQAAKFKYMFGGKAKTPVVIRAMVGAGYRAAAQHSQMLTPLFTHVPGLKVVCPSNAYDAKGLLIQSIRDDDPVIFCEHKNLYGLLEDVPEEAYAIPFGEANVVREGKDVTIVAYGLMVHKALEAASKLAANRIEAEVIDLRTLSPIDWDTIIESVEKTGRLVVVDEAHPRCSIAGDVLAFVAQEAFGALKAAPQMVTAPHAPVPFSPALEDLYIPSADVIAAAVAKTNARALAA